The following proteins come from a genomic window of Deltaproteobacteria bacterium:
- a CDS encoding sensor domain-containing diguanylate cyclase — MNLKIVEKVLIGFIVGSTIPVILGVFSLVTLISLNNMNKELIENKGPVIKITDDLIDTLLAQELYGSRYLLSKKNGMRILFRQRSVEFGKLLSQANNLPGEKNPLLSKIATLHLEYNELFSERFSLTKKTSNKKKEELNYEIVKKQESILSTINDLSVQAYGDHDKITRLIAKTVDHAFVNTVSLCMLGIIVGIVAAVLITKNVSGSIDKLKTATRRISEGQFDHVPEIKQGDELWELATEFKYMGSRLRQLEALHLDASPLTKLPGGVAIEKMLEERINKKSPTTFCLIDLDNFKAYNDHYGYSKGNELIKASALIIKDVVTKLGEMSDFVGHIGGDDFAVITKPEYNKKICMEIIDKFDKRVPSFYNSEDRKRGYIMGKTRQGENTSFPFVSLSVAAVSNEKRKFESYIELGEIVAELKEAAKKIPGSSYVEDRRTHNSATL, encoded by the coding sequence ATGAATCTTAAGATTGTAGAAAAAGTTCTAATCGGATTCATTGTCGGATCGACAATACCTGTTATCCTGGGAGTATTTTCTCTTGTAACGCTTATCAGTCTTAACAACATGAACAAGGAACTTATCGAAAATAAAGGCCCTGTTATAAAGATCACAGATGATCTGATCGATACGCTTCTGGCACAAGAGCTTTATGGTTCACGATATTTACTTTCAAAAAAAAATGGAATGCGGATTCTCTTTCGCCAGCGCAGCGTCGAGTTTGGAAAACTTCTTAGTCAAGCCAATAACCTGCCGGGAGAGAAAAACCCTTTACTAAGTAAAATAGCAACCCTTCATTTAGAATATAACGAACTCTTTTCTGAAAGATTCTCCTTAACAAAAAAAACTTCCAATAAAAAGAAAGAAGAATTAAATTATGAAATTGTAAAGAAGCAGGAGAGCATTCTATCCACTATAAATGATCTTTCAGTACAGGCATATGGCGATCACGATAAAATAACCCGCCTCATAGCAAAAACAGTTGATCATGCTTTTGTAAACACAGTCTCCCTCTGCATGCTGGGGATTATTGTGGGGATTGTTGCTGCTGTATTGATAACGAAAAATGTGTCAGGTTCCATTGATAAGCTAAAGACTGCCACAAGGAGAATATCAGAAGGGCAATTCGATCATGTGCCTGAAATAAAACAAGGCGATGAATTATGGGAACTTGCTACTGAATTCAAGTATATGGGAAGCCGTCTCAGACAGCTGGAAGCATTGCATCTCGATGCAAGCCCCCTTACAAAATTACCGGGAGGTGTGGCTATAGAAAAAATGCTTGAAGAACGAATCAATAAAAAAAGCCCGACAACATTCTGTCTCATTGATCTTGATAATTTCAAAGCCTATAACGATCATTACGGCTACTCGAAAGGAAATGAGCTTATAAAGGCTTCCGCTCTCATAATCAAGGACGTGGTTACAAAGCTTGGAGAAATGAGTGATTTTGTAGGGCATATCGGAGGTGATGACTTTGCAGTCATAACAAAGCCGGAATATAATAAAAAAATCTGTATGGAGATAATTGACAAGTTCGACAAAAGGGTTCCCTCTTTTTATAATTCAGAAGACAGGAAAAGAGGTTATATTATGGGAAAAACACGACAGGGAGAAAATACCAGCTTTCCCTTTGTTTCCTTGTCCGTAGCCGCCGTATCCAATGAAAAACGGAAATTTGAAAGTTATATTGAGTTAGGTGAGATTGTTGCCGAATTAAAAGAAGCGGCAAAAAAAATTCCAGGCAGTTCTTACGTAGAAGACCGTCGCACACACAACTCTGCCACACTTTGA